The Rickettsiales bacterium genome includes a region encoding these proteins:
- a CDS encoding vitamin B12-dependent ribonucleotide reductase has translation MRIEKHFTRSAKKTDTFSIYDHIDFKKVDVVMKNPDGSVVFESLGTEVPTGWSQVASDVLAQKYFRKAGVTAFLKKVEEETVPSWLWRSVPDEEKLSTLPEDERFGGETSSKQVFDRLAGAWTYWGWKGGYFDTEDDAKSFYDEIRFMLASQMAAPNSPQWFNTGLHWAYGIDGPSQGHYYVDAENKQLTKSRSAYERPQPHACFIQSVSDDLVNEGGIMNLWEREARLFKYGSGTGSNFSDLRGIGEKLSGGGKSSGLMSFLRIGDRAAGAIKSGGTTRRAAKMVVVDIDHPDIEEFIRWKVIEEQKVAAIVTGSKICAKHLKAIMNACNIGSNESRFNPSDNPALKNAMKEAKKALIPENYIVRVIQFAKQGYTEIEFPEYDTDWDSEAYLTVSGQNSNNSIRVTNEFLEAVEKNKPWHLINRKDGKVSKEMPASELWDEIGYAAWACADPGLQYDTTINEWHTCPESGRIRASNPCSEYMFLDDTACNLASINLLKFKKDTAKGSDNIFDIKSFEHACRLWTVVLEISVAMAQFPSKEIARLSYEYRTLGLGFANIGGLLMASGIPYDSDEGRAIAGAISAIMTGTSYATSAEMAKELGAFDGYSENKKSMLKVMNNHRIAALGKKDGYEDLSINPVPLDIDNLEDKSLAKAAKKAWDTAIMWGEKYGFRNAQATCIAPTGTIGLVMDCDTTGIEPDFALVKFKKLAGGGYFKIINNQVPPALEYLGYTKKQIKDITSYAVGHGSLKGSNAISHEALKEKGFDDNAIETIEKSLASAFELKFAFNKYSLGEKFCKEKLGFNDEQLNDYSFDMLSALGFSKSEIEAANEYCCGTMTLEGAPHLKNIHLAVFDCANPCGKKGTRFLSAESHIRMMAAVQPYISGAISKTINMPNSATVEECKEAYLLSWKLCLKANALYRDGSKLSQPLNSAIATELEDEDEDEEQTPEQYRAARQPQVIAERIVERVIYESQRRKLPERRKGYTQKASIGGHKVYLRTGEYENGEIGEIFVDMHKEGAAFRSLMNNFAIAVSIGLQYGVPLEEFVDAFTFTRFEPSGIVEGNETIKMSTSILDYIFRELAISYLGRNDLAHVDVDDTLSDSIGRGAGDSTRPSDEPELPNLFSKVASNGFVRGKLYVVSNNDGNNTARHAQVSGNLALANEEAVAYLESEQEDIDVKVGVSVKSKKANLVSEKIREARAKGYEGDACMECNNFTLVRNGTCLKCDTCGSTSGCS, from the coding sequence ATGCGCATAGAAAAACACTTTACCAGATCCGCAAAGAAAACTGATACTTTTTCTATCTATGACCATATAGACTTCAAAAAAGTTGATGTTGTCATGAAGAATCCTGATGGATCTGTGGTGTTTGAGTCTTTGGGTACTGAGGTTCCAACCGGCTGGTCACAAGTCGCTAGTGATGTTCTCGCGCAAAAATATTTCCGTAAGGCTGGGGTGACGGCTTTCCTTAAGAAAGTTGAGGAAGAAACCGTACCAAGTTGGCTATGGCGTAGTGTGCCTGATGAAGAAAAACTATCTACTTTACCAGAAGATGAACGTTTTGGTGGTGAGACATCATCTAAACAAGTTTTTGACCGGTTGGCGGGCGCTTGGACATATTGGGGCTGGAAAGGCGGATATTTCGACACAGAAGATGACGCGAAGAGCTTTTATGACGAGATACGCTTTATGTTAGCCAGCCAAATGGCAGCCCCTAATTCTCCGCAATGGTTTAATACTGGCTTGCACTGGGCTTATGGCATAGATGGTCCTAGTCAAGGGCACTACTATGTTGACGCGGAAAACAAACAACTTACTAAGTCCCGTAGCGCTTATGAAAGACCACAACCGCACGCTTGCTTTATTCAAAGCGTTTCCGATGACCTAGTAAATGAAGGCGGCATAATGAATTTATGGGAACGTGAAGCCCGTCTATTCAAATATGGTTCCGGCACTGGCTCCAATTTTTCTGACCTTAGAGGAATAGGAGAAAAATTATCTGGCGGCGGCAAATCATCAGGTCTTATGAGCTTCCTTAGAATTGGTGACAGGGCGGCAGGCGCTATTAAATCAGGCGGTACTACCAGAAGAGCGGCTAAGATGGTAGTGGTTGATATTGACCATCCTGATATTGAGGAATTTATCCGTTGGAAAGTTATTGAGGAACAGAAAGTAGCCGCTATCGTAACTGGCTCTAAAATATGCGCTAAACATCTAAAAGCCATTATGAATGCCTGCAATATCGGCAGTAATGAATCAAGATTTAACCCATCAGATAATCCAGCTCTTAAAAACGCTATGAAAGAAGCGAAAAAAGCTCTTATCCCTGAAAATTATATTGTAAGGGTGATACAATTCGCCAAGCAAGGATATACTGAGATTGAATTCCCTGAGTATGATACTGACTGGGATTCTGAAGCCTATCTTACCGTATCTGGCCAGAACTCAAATAATTCCATACGCGTAACGAATGAATTTTTGGAAGCCGTAGAGAAAAACAAGCCATGGCATCTGATAAACCGTAAAGATGGCAAGGTAAGCAAAGAAATGCCGGCGTCTGAATTATGGGATGAGATAGGGTACGCGGCGTGGGCATGCGCTGATCCGGGCTTACAGTATGACACTACCATCAATGAATGGCATACCTGCCCAGAATCCGGCAGAATAAGAGCGTCTAACCCTTGTTCTGAATACATGTTTTTAGATGATACCGCTTGCAACCTAGCGTCAATAAACTTGCTAAAATTCAAAAAAGACACTGCCAAAGGCTCTGATAATATTTTTGATATAAAATCCTTTGAGCACGCTTGTAGATTATGGACTGTCGTGCTTGAAATATCGGTGGCTATGGCACAATTCCCATCAAAGGAAATCGCCAGACTGTCTTATGAATATCGCACGCTTGGTCTTGGATTCGCTAATATTGGCGGCTTACTTATGGCAAGTGGTATTCCCTACGATAGTGATGAGGGAAGAGCTATAGCTGGCGCTATCTCAGCTATTATGACTGGAACATCTTACGCGACCTCCGCTGAGATGGCAAAAGAGCTCGGTGCTTTTGATGGTTACAGTGAAAATAAAAAATCAATGCTTAAGGTGATGAATAACCACCGGATAGCAGCTCTTGGTAAAAAAGATGGGTATGAGGATCTATCAATTAATCCAGTACCACTTGATATTGATAATCTTGAGGATAAATCTTTGGCAAAAGCAGCTAAGAAAGCTTGGGATACCGCTATTATGTGGGGCGAGAAATATGGTTTCCGCAACGCTCAAGCGACTTGCATAGCTCCGACCGGTACTATCGGGCTGGTGATGGATTGCGATACCACTGGAATTGAGCCGGATTTCGCTCTAGTAAAATTCAAAAAACTAGCTGGTGGCGGTTATTTCAAAATAATCAATAATCAAGTCCCCCCTGCCCTTGAATATCTTGGCTACACCAAAAAACAAATAAAGGATATTACTTCCTATGCTGTTGGACATGGCTCTCTTAAAGGCAGCAACGCTATAAGTCATGAGGCGTTAAAAGAAAAAGGGTTTGATGATAACGCCATAGAAACCATTGAGAAATCTCTTGCTTCGGCGTTTGAGCTTAAATTCGCTTTTAATAAATATTCACTTGGTGAGAAATTCTGCAAAGAGAAACTTGGTTTTAACGATGAGCAATTAAATGATTATTCATTTGATATGCTTAGCGCTCTTGGTTTCTCAAAATCTGAGATTGAGGCAGCTAATGAATATTGCTGTGGTACTATGACCTTAGAGGGTGCGCCACATCTAAAAAATATTCACCTTGCTGTATTTGACTGCGCCAATCCTTGCGGGAAGAAAGGAACTAGATTCTTATCCGCTGAATCGCACATAAGGATGATGGCAGCCGTTCAGCCATACATATCGGGAGCTATCTCTAAAACCATTAATATGCCAAATTCAGCGACTGTGGAGGAATGTAAAGAAGCGTACCTACTGTCATGGAAGTTGTGTCTTAAAGCTAACGCTCTTTATCGTGATGGATCTAAACTATCGCAACCGCTTAATTCGGCGATCGCTACCGAATTAGAGGATGAGGATGAGGACGAGGAACAAACACCAGAACAATATCGTGCCGCTCGTCAACCGCAAGTTATAGCGGAACGTATTGTTGAGAGGGTTATTTACGAGTCACAGAGGCGTAAGCTACCGGAAAGACGTAAAGGTTATACCCAGAAAGCAAGTATTGGCGGACATAAGGTTTATCTGCGTACTGGTGAATATGAAAATGGTGAGATTGGAGAGATCTTTGTTGATATGCACAAGGAAGGAGCGGCTTTCCGCTCACTAATGAATAATTTCGCTATCGCTGTTTCCATCGGCTTACAATATGGCGTACCGCTTGAGGAGTTTGTTGACGCTTTCACCTTTACTCGTTTTGAGCCGTCAGGAATAGTTGAGGGCAATGAGACGATTAAAATGTCAACCTCAATACTGGATTATATATTCCGTGAGCTAGCAATTTCATATCTAGGGCGGAATGATTTAGCGCATGTTGACGTGGATGACACATTATCTGATTCTATAGGTCGTGGAGCTGGTGATTCCACCCGCCCTAGCGACGAGCCAGAACTACCTAACCTGTTCTCTAAGGTAGCGAGCAATGGTTTTGTACGTGGGAAATTGTATGTAGTATCCAATAATGATGGAAATAACACCGCAAGACACGCTCAAGTTTCTGGTAACCTCGCTTTGGCTAATGAAGAAGCTGTTGCCTACCTTGAAAGTGAGCAAGAGGATATTGACGTAAAAGTTGGTGTTAGTGTTAAAAGTAAAAAAGCGAACTTAGTAAGTGAAAAAATCCGTGAGGCACGCGCTAAAGGTTATGAGGGTGACGCTTGCATGGAATGCAACAACTTTACCTTAGTGCGCAACGGAACTTGCTTGAAATGCGATACTTGCGGTAGCACTAGCGGCTGTAGCTAG